The following proteins come from a genomic window of Kocuria palustris:
- a CDS encoding ATP-dependent DNA helicase RecG, with protein MSPRKGSRGSASGPEAPASSVDRGDLDRSLAEVLGASSAKAFEKHLGIVSIGQLLEHFPRRLVPRGELTSFSELRLDEHATLVAEVLRVSTRRMRSRSGSITEVVITDRSSDSGPDLLAESTGATMTLSFFNAWTASRDLTSGTHALFSGKVSQYRGELTMANPHYAPLDPDDDVDAADALDSAGRPVPVYPAVAKLTSDRIAQAVQLCLAAVDWSTVPDPLPLEVAREHRYSDLASAYQAMHRPADEQEWHRAKARFRHTEALVLQAALLRRRQAVAQRRAPELTGAEGVLQEGFARRLGFELTASQQEVGQQIAADLGQVHPMNRLLQGDVGSGKTVVALRAMLQAVDSGAQAALLAPTEVLAAQHHASIVRALGPLGAAGTLEGDPQGTRVVLLTGSMPAAARKQALLEIVTGEAGIVIGTHALLSETVQFLRLGLVVVDEQHRFGVQQRDRLRETGADEVPHLLVMTATPIPRTVAMTVFGDLDVSVLEGLPAGRQPIDTHVVGLLEHPAWERRIMARAAEEIAAGRQVYMVAPKIGADDEVPPFSLAGSAADEKAAEAMVSTTWLELLVQRAPELEQARVAVLHGRLDAAQKTETMEAFAAGEIDLLICTTVVEVGVDVPNATLMVIVDADRFGISQLHQLRGRIGRGAHRSTCLLVTRRDPEHPSRERIAAVAATTDGFELAQADLAQRREGDILGDAQSGGRSTLRLLRAVDDAGVIERARREAQAVLTADPGLEQHPQLLAAIRAALDEDTEKYLERG; from the coding sequence ATGAGCCCCCGGAAGGGGAGCCGGGGCTCGGCATCCGGACCGGAGGCCCCAGCGTCGTCCGTGGACCGCGGGGATCTGGACCGCTCGCTGGCCGAGGTCCTCGGGGCCAGCTCGGCGAAGGCCTTCGAGAAGCACCTGGGCATCGTCTCGATCGGGCAGCTGCTCGAGCACTTCCCGCGCCGGCTGGTGCCCCGCGGGGAGCTGACGTCCTTCAGCGAGCTGCGCCTGGATGAGCACGCCACGCTCGTGGCCGAGGTGCTGCGCGTGTCCACCCGGCGGATGCGCTCGCGCAGCGGCTCGATCACCGAGGTCGTGATCACCGATCGCTCCTCGGACTCCGGGCCGGATCTGCTCGCGGAGTCCACCGGGGCCACCATGACGCTGAGCTTCTTCAACGCCTGGACCGCCTCGCGCGACCTCACCAGCGGGACCCACGCGCTGTTCTCGGGCAAGGTCTCGCAGTATCGCGGCGAGCTGACGATGGCCAACCCGCACTATGCGCCGCTGGATCCCGACGACGACGTCGATGCCGCCGACGCGTTGGACAGCGCTGGTCGCCCCGTGCCGGTGTACCCGGCCGTCGCCAAGCTCACAAGCGATCGGATCGCTCAGGCCGTGCAGCTGTGCCTGGCCGCCGTGGACTGGTCCACCGTCCCGGATCCGCTGCCGCTCGAGGTCGCCCGGGAGCACCGATACTCGGATCTGGCCAGCGCCTATCAGGCCATGCACCGTCCGGCGGATGAGCAGGAGTGGCACCGCGCCAAGGCCCGCTTCCGCCACACCGAGGCGCTCGTGCTCCAGGCTGCGCTGCTGCGTCGGCGCCAGGCGGTCGCCCAGCGCCGCGCTCCGGAGCTCACCGGCGCGGAGGGCGTGCTGCAGGAGGGCTTCGCACGACGGCTGGGCTTCGAGCTGACCGCCTCGCAGCAGGAGGTCGGGCAGCAGATCGCCGCGGATCTGGGGCAGGTCCACCCCATGAACCGGCTGCTGCAGGGCGATGTGGGCTCCGGCAAGACCGTCGTGGCGCTGCGGGCCATGCTGCAGGCTGTGGACTCCGGGGCGCAGGCCGCACTGCTCGCGCCCACCGAGGTCCTGGCCGCCCAGCACCACGCCTCGATCGTGCGCGCACTGGGGCCGCTGGGTGCGGCCGGGACGCTGGAGGGCGATCCGCAGGGAACCCGTGTGGTGCTGCTGACCGGCTCCATGCCCGCCGCCGCGCGCAAGCAGGCGCTGCTCGAGATCGTCACCGGCGAGGCCGGGATCGTGATCGGCACCCACGCGCTGCTCTCGGAGACGGTGCAGTTCCTGCGCCTGGGCCTGGTGGTGGTCGATGAGCAGCATCGTTTCGGCGTGCAGCAGCGCGACCGCCTGCGCGAGACCGGCGCCGACGAGGTCCCGCACCTTCTCGTCATGACGGCCACGCCCATCCCGCGCACCGTGGCCATGACGGTCTTCGGCGACCTCGACGTCTCGGTGCTCGAAGGGCTGCCCGCGGGACGCCAGCCGATCGACACGCACGTGGTCGGGCTGCTCGAGCACCCGGCCTGGGAGCGGCGGATCATGGCCCGGGCCGCAGAGGAGATCGCCGCAGGACGGCAGGTCTACATGGTCGCGCCCAAGATCGGGGCGGACGACGAGGTCCCGCCGTTCTCCCTGGCCGGCTCGGCCGCCGATGAGAAGGCCGCCGAGGCCATGGTCTCGACCACCTGGCTCGAGCTGCTCGTGCAGCGGGCGCCCGAGCTGGAGCAGGCGAGGGTCGCGGTGCTGCACGGGCGCCTGGACGCCGCGCAGAAGACCGAGACCATGGAGGCCTTCGCCGCCGGGGAGATCGATCTGCTGATCTGCACCACCGTGGTCGAGGTCGGCGTCGACGTCCCCAATGCCACGCTCATGGTGATCGTGGACGCCGATCGCTTCGGCATCTCCCAGCTGCACCAGCTGCGCGGGCGGATCGGTCGCGGGGCGCACCGCTCCACCTGCCTGCTGGTCACCCGCCGCGATCCCGAGCATCCCTCGCGGGAGCGGATCGCGGCCGTGGCGGCCACGACCGACGGCTTCGAGCTCGCCCAGGCCGATCTGGCTCAGCGCCGCGAGGGCGACATCCTGGGCGATGCCCAGTCCGGCGGGCGCTCCACCCTGCGGCTGCTGCGCGCCGTCGATGACGCCGGCGTCATCGAGCGCGCCCGCCGCGAGGCCCAGGCCGTGCTGACGGCCGATCCCGGGCTCGAGCAGCACCCGCAGCTGCTCGCGGCCATCCGCGCCGCGCTCGACGAGGACACCGAGAAGTACCTGGAGAGGGGCTGA
- the rsmD gene encoding 16S rRNA (guanine(966)-N(2))-methyltransferase RsmD — MTRIIAGAAGGTRLASVPGTGTRPTTDRVKESLFSRLDAWGMLDDARVLDLFAGSGALGCECASRGAREVVLVEKHPRAVSVCRVNAETVNRALGSQRVRCERGSVHGYASAHEGPWDLVLADPPYPLGEAELSEVLSLLSGKLGPGGVVVIERSSRSPEPAWPQGLRRLESSRHGETMLWFAEADDPS; from the coding sequence GTGACCCGCATCATCGCCGGAGCGGCCGGCGGCACCCGACTGGCCTCCGTGCCCGGCACCGGTACCCGGCCCACGACCGATCGTGTCAAGGAGTCGCTGTTCTCCCGCCTGGACGCCTGGGGCATGCTCGACGACGCCCGCGTCCTGGACCTCTTCGCCGGCTCCGGGGCCCTGGGCTGCGAGTGCGCCAGCCGCGGCGCGCGCGAGGTCGTGCTCGTGGAGAAGCATCCGCGGGCCGTCTCGGTGTGCAGGGTCAATGCCGAGACGGTCAATCGTGCCCTCGGCTCGCAGCGGGTGCGCTGCGAGCGCGGCTCCGTGCACGGATACGCCTCGGCCCACGAGGGTCCCTGGGATCTCGTGCTCGCAGATCCGCCCTACCCGCTGGGGGAGGCCGAGCTGAGCGAGGTGCTGTCCCTGCTGAGCGGCAAGCTCGGCCCCGGCGGCGTCGTGGTGATCGAGCGATCCTCGCGCAGCCCGGAGCCCGCCTGGCCCCAGGGCCTGCGTCGGCTCGAGAGCAGCAGGCACGGCGAGACCATGCTCTGGTTCGCCGAGGCCGACGACCCCTCCTGA
- a CDS encoding UDP-glucose dehydrogenase family protein has translation MRITVLGTGYLGATHAASLAEMGYEVLGVDIDPAKLESLSAGVLPFHEPELPQLLRKHVESGRLRFTSDYEEAGAFGDVHFIGVGTPQRPGAFAADMSFVDSAVEQISRHLTRDAVIAGKSTVPVGTARRLRELARENAPEGIEVDLVWNPEFLREGHSVEDTLHPDRMVIGLPGHGSADPQEREQAQRLESLMREVYAPQLAEGIPLIVTDYETSELVKVAANSFLATKISFINSLSELTEAVGGDIRTLADAIGMDERIGRKFLNAGVGFGGGCLPKDIRALRARASELGLDQSVRFLAEVDDINTRRREHTVGVITDMLDGSVMGREIAVLGAAFKPESDDVRDSPALDIAARLHSIGADVHVYDPKANENAAKRYPRVDYASSLIQAVARAEVVVLLTEWDEFRRMTPQDLAPLVRRRQILDGRNVLDPQQWIDADWTYRALGRKG, from the coding sequence ATGCGCATCACTGTTCTGGGGACCGGATACCTGGGCGCCACGCACGCGGCGTCGCTGGCGGAGATGGGCTACGAGGTGCTGGGGGTGGACATCGACCCGGCCAAGCTCGAGTCGCTGTCGGCCGGCGTCCTGCCCTTCCACGAGCCGGAGCTGCCGCAGCTGCTGCGCAAGCACGTCGAGTCCGGGCGCCTGCGCTTCACCTCCGACTACGAGGAGGCCGGGGCCTTCGGGGACGTGCACTTCATCGGGGTGGGCACCCCGCAGCGCCCCGGAGCATTCGCCGCGGACATGAGCTTCGTGGATTCCGCCGTGGAGCAGATCTCCCGGCACCTGACCCGCGATGCCGTGATCGCAGGCAAGTCCACCGTCCCGGTGGGCACCGCCCGGAGGCTGCGCGAGCTGGCGCGCGAGAACGCTCCGGAGGGGATCGAGGTGGACCTGGTGTGGAACCCCGAGTTCCTGCGCGAGGGCCACTCGGTCGAGGACACGCTGCACCCCGATCGCATGGTCATCGGCCTGCCCGGCCACGGCAGCGCGGATCCGCAGGAGCGCGAGCAGGCCCAGCGCCTGGAGTCGCTCATGCGCGAGGTCTACGCCCCGCAGCTGGCGGAGGGCATCCCGCTGATCGTCACCGACTACGAGACCTCGGAGCTCGTGAAGGTCGCGGCGAACTCGTTCCTGGCCACCAAGATCAGCTTCATCAACTCGCTGTCCGAGCTCACCGAGGCCGTGGGCGGAGACATCCGCACGCTGGCCGATGCGATCGGGATGGACGAGCGGATCGGGCGCAAGTTCCTCAACGCCGGTGTGGGCTTCGGCGGCGGATGCCTCCCCAAGGACATCCGCGCCCTGCGCGCCCGGGCCTCCGAGCTCGGGCTGGATCAGTCCGTGCGCTTCCTGGCCGAGGTCGACGACATCAACACCCGACGCCGCGAGCACACGGTCGGGGTCATCACCGACATGCTCGACGGCTCCGTCATGGGCCGGGAGATCGCCGTGCTCGGCGCCGCCTTCAAGCCCGAGTCCGACGACGTCCGCGACTCGCCGGCCCTGGACATCGCCGCGCGCCTGCACTCGATCGGCGCCGACGTCCACGTCTACGACCCCAAGGCCAATGAGAACGCCGCCAAGCGCTACCCGCGTGTGGACTACGCGAGCTCGCTGATCCAGGCGGTGGCCCGTGCCGAGGTGGTCGTGCTGCTCACCGAGTGGGATGAGTTCCGGCGGATGACGCCGCAGGACCTGGCTCCGCTGGTGCGGCGCCGCCAGATCCTCGACGGGCGCAACGTGCTCGATCCGCAGCAGTGGATCGATGCGGACTGGACCTACCGCGCGCTGGGGCGCAAGGGCTGA
- a CDS encoding aminotransferase class I/II-fold pyridoxal phosphate-dependent enzyme, producing the protein MSLPQTDSPDLPWHDLARGAGLMQDSGALRSTIFDETSVLARAHGAVNLGQGFPDADGPTAMIEAAAEALRSGLNQYSPERGLPELREAIAAQQLATQSRELDPHTQVVVTAGAAEALAASLLSILRPGDEVVVLEPHYDLYAAIVAFAGGVLRPVALRPPHFTVDPDELRAAFSERTAVVLVNDPHNPTGTVLSPQTAAEIGRLALEHDAVILTDEVYEHLRYDGDHVSLAAGARSSLLEEPLAQQVRERTLVVSSASKSLQVTGWRIGWVSGPADLMSGVSAVKTYLSHSAAAPLQKAVAAGLRDLQTWGQTLAAEQAQRSALVGQALRDLGLQVAQPSGSYYVVADFSPLFDRYGATTSAEMSRALIERAGLALLPLSAFAAPENQELYAGWMRVAACKRESTLQEGMDRLAAALR; encoded by the coding sequence ATGAGCCTTCCGCAGACCGACTCCCCCGACCTCCCCTGGCACGACCTGGCACGCGGTGCGGGTCTCATGCAGGACTCCGGGGCGCTGCGCTCCACGATCTTCGACGAGACCTCCGTCCTGGCCCGCGCCCACGGCGCCGTGAACCTGGGTCAGGGCTTCCCGGACGCCGACGGCCCCACCGCCATGATCGAGGCCGCGGCGGAGGCCCTGCGCTCGGGGCTCAACCAGTACTCGCCCGAGCGCGGGCTGCCCGAACTGCGCGAGGCGATCGCGGCCCAGCAGCTCGCCACGCAGTCCCGCGAGCTCGACCCCCATACCCAGGTGGTCGTCACGGCCGGCGCCGCTGAGGCCCTGGCCGCCTCGCTGCTGTCGATCCTGCGCCCGGGCGACGAGGTGGTGGTGCTCGAGCCGCACTACGACCTGTACGCCGCGATCGTGGCCTTCGCCGGGGGCGTCCTGCGCCCCGTGGCGCTGCGGCCCCCGCACTTCACGGTGGATCCCGACGAGCTGCGCGCGGCCTTCAGCGAGCGCACCGCCGTCGTGCTCGTCAACGACCCCCACAACCCCACCGGCACGGTGCTCAGCCCGCAGACCGCCGCCGAGATCGGACGCCTGGCGCTCGAACACGACGCCGTGATCCTCACCGACGAGGTCTACGAGCACCTGCGCTACGACGGCGATCACGTGAGCCTGGCCGCCGGCGCCCGCTCGTCCCTGCTCGAGGAGCCGCTGGCCCAGCAGGTCCGCGAGCGCACGCTCGTGGTGTCCTCGGCCTCCAAGTCCCTGCAGGTCACGGGCTGGCGGATCGGCTGGGTGAGCGGGCCGGCCGATCTGATGAGCGGGGTCAGCGCCGTGAAGACCTACCTGAGCCACTCCGCGGCCGCTCCCCTGCAGAAGGCCGTGGCGGCAGGCCTGCGCGACCTGCAGACCTGGGGACAGACGCTGGCCGCCGAGCAGGCGCAGCGCAGCGCACTGGTCGGGCAGGCGCTGCGGGATCTGGGGCTGCAGGTCGCCCAGCCGTCCGGTTCCTACTACGTGGTGGCCGACTTCTCGCCGCTGTTCGACCGCTACGGCGCCACGACGTCGGCTGAGATGTCGCGCGCGCTGATCGAGCGGGCCGGGCTCGCCCTGCTGCCACTGTCGGCCTTCGCAGCCCCGGAGAACCAGGAGCTCTACGCGGGTTGGATGCGAGTGGCCGCATGCAAGCGGGAGTCCACGCTCCAGGAGGGCATGGACCGGCTGGCCGCAGCCCTGCGCTGA
- the coaD gene encoding pantetheine-phosphate adenylyltransferase → MTENPAPATAAPEQTPSSGRRAVCVGSFDPIHLGHVGIIERAARLFDEVIVAVADNPNKTHRFPIGQRVQLVEQSLGSSSGRVTVEPLGGGLLAQYVTGRGAVAVVKGLRSGQDFDYELPMAGMNRSLTRMETVFLAAAPELAHVSSSLVKEVHGFGGDVSAFVTPEVLAALDGTRDAIG, encoded by the coding sequence ATGACTGAGAACCCTGCACCCGCGACGGCCGCGCCCGAGCAGACTCCGAGCAGTGGGCGCCGAGCCGTCTGCGTCGGGTCCTTCGACCCGATCCACCTGGGCCACGTGGGCATCATCGAACGCGCCGCGCGGCTGTTCGACGAGGTGATCGTGGCGGTGGCGGACAACCCGAACAAGACCCATCGCTTCCCAATCGGGCAGCGCGTGCAGCTGGTGGAGCAGTCGCTGGGCTCGTCGTCGGGGCGGGTGACGGTCGAGCCGCTGGGAGGCGGGCTGCTGGCGCAGTACGTGACGGGCCGCGGCGCCGTGGCGGTCGTGAAGGGCCTGCGCTCTGGGCAGGACTTCGACTACGAGCTGCCCATGGCCGGGATGAACCGCAGCCTCACGCGCATGGAGACGGTGTTCCTGGCCGCTGCGCCGGAGCTCGCGCACGTGTCGTCGTCGCTCGTGAAGGAGGTCCACGGCTTCGGAGGGGACGTCTCCGCGTTCGTGACGCCAGAGGTGCTGGCCGCCCTGGACGGGACCCGCGACGCCATCGGTTGA
- a CDS encoding DUF177 domain-containing protein: MLALNPQEIIISRDNVSPLALDVRDLEHRPGTMRLFQETLPAPKDFGNAIIGAPEGSDMAADLRLESVVDGILVSGMVTARLHGECSRCLDPVEEDMTVEVQELFLFDAPSETPEEDDDADEMYTVQDDHIDLEPMLRDAAITKLPFQPVCREDCPGLCAQCGARLEDDPDHVHEVLDPRWSALAGLLEQGDESPREER, translated from the coding sequence GTGCTGGCATTGAACCCACAGGAGATCATCATCAGTCGAGACAACGTTTCACCGCTGGCGCTGGACGTCAGGGACCTGGAACACCGTCCCGGGACGATGCGTCTCTTCCAGGAGACCTTGCCTGCGCCGAAGGATTTCGGCAATGCGATCATCGGGGCCCCTGAGGGCTCCGACATGGCAGCCGACCTGAGGCTGGAATCCGTCGTGGACGGTATCCTGGTCTCCGGCATGGTGACAGCCCGCCTTCACGGCGAGTGCAGTCGGTGCCTCGATCCGGTCGAAGAGGACATGACCGTAGAGGTGCAGGAGCTCTTCCTGTTCGACGCCCCTTCCGAGACTCCGGAAGAGGACGACGACGCCGACGAGATGTACACCGTCCAGGACGATCACATCGATCTGGAGCCGATGCTCCGGGACGCAGCGATCACCAAGCTGCCGTTCCAGCCAGTGTGTCGGGAGGACTGCCCCGGTCTGTGCGCCCAGTGCGGCGCGCGGCTGGAGGACGACCCCGATCATGTACATGAAGTGCTCGACCCCCGCTGGAGCGCCCTCGCAGGCCTGCTCGAGCAGGGGGACGAGTCCCCGAGAGAAGAGAGATAG
- the rpmF gene encoding 50S ribosomal protein L32 produces MAVPKRKLSRANTHARRSQWKAKAPKLVRTVENGKTVYSLPHQAKLVTDSAGTALYYEYKGRKVADA; encoded by the coding sequence GTGGCTGTTCCGAAGAGGAAGCTCTCGCGAGCCAACACGCACGCCCGTCGTTCGCAGTGGAAGGCGAAGGCCCCCAAGCTGGTCCGCACCGTGGAGAACGGCAAGACCGTGTACTCCCTGCCGCACCAGGCCAAGCTGGTCACCGACTCCGCCGGCACCGCCCTGTACTACGAGTACAAGGGCCGCAAGGTGGCGGACGCCTGA
- the rnc gene encoding ribonuclease III, with translation MASDHQDLLQRLGVDIDAETLLIALTHRSYAYEHAGQKHNERLEFLGDSVLGLTVTDEIFTRYPERSEGDLAKIRASVVSTRTLAQLARERGLGEFIRLGRGEIRTDGHDKSSILADTMEAVIGALYLSQGLDAARAFVLRMIVPLLEDDFVIREGRDWKTEIQELAAMRGMGAVTYEVEGTGPDHNRSFTASCLLGGTVHGTGPGTSKKEAERRAAESAYSAITGTTRTDGHGRPLADGR, from the coding sequence TTGGCGTCTGATCATCAGGATCTTCTGCAGCGTCTCGGCGTCGATATCGACGCCGAGACGCTGCTCATTGCGCTGACGCATCGCTCGTACGCCTACGAGCATGCCGGTCAGAAGCACAACGAGCGCCTCGAGTTCCTGGGCGACTCCGTGCTGGGGCTGACGGTCACCGACGAGATCTTCACGCGCTACCCCGAGCGCAGCGAGGGCGACCTCGCCAAGATCCGTGCCTCCGTGGTCTCCACGCGCACCCTGGCGCAGCTGGCGCGCGAGCGCGGGCTGGGGGAGTTCATCCGCCTGGGCCGCGGCGAGATCCGCACCGACGGGCACGACAAGTCCTCGATCCTGGCCGACACCATGGAGGCCGTGATCGGTGCGCTGTACCTGTCGCAGGGCCTGGATGCCGCGCGGGCCTTCGTGCTGCGGATGATCGTGCCGCTGCTCGAGGACGACTTCGTGATCCGCGAGGGCCGCGATTGGAAGACCGAGATCCAGGAACTCGCGGCCATGCGGGGGATGGGCGCGGTGACCTACGAGGTCGAGGGCACGGGCCCGGACCACAACCGCTCCTTCACGGCCTCCTGCCTGCTGGGCGGAACCGTGCACGGCACCGGCCCCGGCACCTCCAAGAAGGAGGCCGAGCGCCGGGCGGCGGAGTCCGCCTACTCGGCGATCACCGGCACCACTCGCACCGACGGCCACGGCCGGCCGCTGGCCGACGGGCGCTGA
- the mutM gene encoding bifunctional DNA-formamidopyrimidine glycosylase/DNA-(apurinic or apyrimidinic site) lyase — MPELPEAEVVRRGLERWTVGRRVETVEVLDPRSLRRHIGGPGDFVQRLQGASILDAVRRGKFLWLPVALASGDELALMMHLGMSGQALIQGDDQPDERHLKVRLGLSETPVGLPGQLRFVDQRIFGGMFLDPLEPTADGHPGGRGALGLPLIPEHAAHIARDPLDPDFDPSAFHAALRRRKTGIKRALLDQGLISGIGNIYADEALWSAQLHYARPTETMTRPETQRLVEAVQDVMARALEAGGTSFDSLYVNINGESGYFSRSLNAYGRAGEACPRCEAEGRDGVIVREQFMNRSSYRCAVCQRRPRRARY; from the coding sequence ATGCCCGAGCTGCCCGAGGCCGAGGTCGTGCGCCGCGGCCTCGAGCGCTGGACGGTCGGGCGCCGGGTCGAGACCGTCGAGGTCCTGGACCCGCGCTCCCTGCGCCGCCACATAGGCGGTCCGGGCGACTTCGTGCAGCGGCTGCAGGGCGCGTCCATCCTGGATGCGGTGCGCCGCGGCAAGTTCCTCTGGCTGCCCGTAGCGCTGGCCTCCGGCGACGAGCTCGCGCTGATGATGCACCTGGGGATGTCCGGCCAGGCGCTGATCCAGGGAGATGACCAGCCCGACGAGCGCCACCTCAAGGTCCGCCTGGGGCTCTCCGAGACTCCCGTCGGGCTGCCCGGGCAGCTGCGCTTCGTGGACCAGCGCATCTTCGGCGGCATGTTCCTGGATCCCCTGGAGCCCACCGCCGACGGCCATCCCGGCGGACGGGGCGCCCTGGGACTGCCGCTCATTCCGGAGCACGCCGCGCATATCGCGCGAGATCCGCTGGATCCGGACTTCGACCCCTCGGCGTTCCACGCCGCCCTGCGTCGCCGGAAGACCGGCATCAAGCGGGCTCTGCTGGATCAGGGCCTGATCTCCGGGATCGGCAACATCTACGCCGACGAGGCCCTCTGGTCTGCCCAGCTGCACTACGCCCGCCCCACCGAGACCATGACGCGTCCGGAGACGCAGCGCCTGGTCGAGGCCGTGCAGGACGTCATGGCCCGGGCCCTGGAGGCCGGCGGGACGAGCTTCGACTCCCTGTACGTGAACATCAACGGGGAATCCGGCTACTTCTCCCGCTCCCTCAATGCCTACGGCCGCGCCGGTGAGGCGTGCCCGCGCTGCGAGGCCGAGGGCCGCGATGGCGTGATCGTGCGCGAGCAGTTCATGAACCGGTCGTCGTACCGGTGCGCGGTGTGCCAGCGCCGCCCCCGCCGCGCGCGGTACTGA